One window of Nocardia nova SH22a genomic DNA carries:
- a CDS encoding PP2C family protein-serine/threonine phosphatase, with protein MHTAVTTAITRRELMRLTGITAHSVSRRGGRSLNADAVSGYIDSALGRSAFAVADGIGDHLLAARAARTAAQVAARVAIGGSAVAGLLAAQQQLLREYPEPSADSCMVVAVCPTPDRDDGPCDIAWVGDCRAYHWNGRVLHQVTSDHTVAEMMSARGVAVAPRMHHMVTTSARTVRLETIGHGSTGTGAGRWLLSTDGVHKTLTMSEIKRILADSGSAAEAADTLVDSALRAGATDNTTALVFDHR; from the coding sequence GTGCACACAGCGGTGACGACGGCAATCACCCGGCGTGAGCTGATGCGGCTCACCGGGATCACGGCGCATTCGGTCAGCCGGCGCGGCGGCCGGTCACTCAATGCCGACGCGGTGTCGGGGTATATCGACTCCGCGCTCGGGCGCAGCGCGTTCGCGGTGGCCGACGGCATCGGCGACCACTTGCTCGCCGCGCGGGCCGCGCGAACGGCCGCCCAGGTGGCCGCCCGGGTCGCGATCGGCGGCAGCGCGGTCGCGGGACTGCTTGCGGCACAACAGCAGTTGCTGCGCGAATACCCCGAACCCTCGGCCGACAGCTGCATGGTCGTCGCGGTCTGCCCGACGCCGGATCGCGACGACGGGCCCTGCGATATCGCCTGGGTCGGCGACTGCCGCGCCTACCACTGGAACGGCCGGGTCCTGCATCAGGTCACCAGCGACCACACCGTCGCGGAGATGATGAGCGCGCGCGGTGTCGCCGTCGCCCCGCGCATGCACCACATGGTGACCACCTCGGCGCGGACCGTGCGGCTGGAGACGATCGGTCACGGCAGCACCGGCACCGGCGCCGGGCGCTGGTTGCTCAGCACCGACGGCGTGCACAAGACCCTGACCATGTCCGAGATCAAACGGATCCTGGCCGACTCCGGCTCCGCGGCCGAGGCCGCCGACACTCTGGTCGACTCCGCGCTGCGCGCCGGGGCCACCGACAACACCACCGCACTGGTCTTCGATCACCGCTGA
- a CDS encoding cobalamin B12-binding domain-containing protein — translation MPARVLVAKPGLDGHDRGAKIVARTLRDAGFEVVYTGIRRRVEEIVSIAVAEDVAVVGLSILSGAHLGLTAKVVAGLREADAGDIAVVVGGTIPQADVPRLREAGAAAVFPTGTPLEELVTEIRALTGTTALAPESR, via the coding sequence ATGCCCGCCCGCGTACTGGTCGCCAAACCCGGCCTCGACGGCCACGACCGAGGCGCCAAGATCGTGGCCCGCACATTGCGCGACGCCGGATTCGAGGTCGTCTACACCGGAATCCGCCGCCGGGTGGAGGAGATCGTGTCGATCGCGGTCGCCGAGGATGTGGCGGTGGTCGGCCTGAGCATCCTGTCCGGCGCCCATCTGGGCCTGACCGCGAAGGTGGTGGCCGGGCTGCGCGAGGCCGACGCCGGTGATATCGCGGTGGTCGTGGGCGGCACCATCCCGCAGGCCGATGTGCCGCGCCTGCGCGAGGCGGGCGCCGCGGCGGTATTTCCCACCGGCACCCCGCTCGAGGAGTTGGTGACCGAGATCCGGGCCCTCACCGGCACCACCGCGCTCGCGCCGGAATCGCGGTGA
- a CDS encoding lycopene cyclase family protein, giving the protein MDADLIVCGLGPAGRALAHRAARRGLSVIAIDPQPERRWRATYAAWADEVPDWLEPRAVAAVTDRPRARGTRWFTLSRPYSVFDTAALQDSLDLTGVRVLTDRVTGIERPDRIRTDSGAPLTAHRIVDARGLARRPDRAEQTAYGIVLRGVAPTVFMDWLPDNGAPTGEAPSFLYTLDLGNGTTLYEETCLAGRPGLGIGTLRRRLEYRLRSRAVAFDAVEATERVRFALEGGTAREGRFGAAGALLHPATGYSVGAALSAADAVAAGQPLWPAPARAAHALRRAGLRALLALPPHDVAPFFDTFFGLTPARQRAYLSGRTDLRGTAAAMTALFGALPWRQRRILMRAATGPHQR; this is encoded by the coding sequence GTGGACGCGGACCTGATCGTGTGCGGGCTGGGACCGGCCGGACGGGCACTGGCCCATCGCGCGGCACGGCGCGGGCTGTCGGTGATCGCGATCGATCCGCAGCCGGAACGCCGCTGGCGGGCCACCTACGCGGCCTGGGCCGACGAGGTGCCGGACTGGCTCGAACCCCGAGCCGTCGCGGCGGTGACCGACCGCCCGCGAGCGCGCGGCACGCGATGGTTCACCCTGTCGCGGCCCTATTCGGTGTTCGACACCGCGGCACTGCAGGATAGCCTCGATCTGACCGGGGTGCGGGTGCTGACCGACCGGGTCACCGGGATCGAGCGACCGGACCGGATACGCACGGACTCCGGCGCCCCGCTCACCGCGCACCGGATCGTCGATGCCCGTGGCCTGGCCCGCCGCCCGGACCGCGCCGAGCAGACCGCCTACGGAATCGTGCTACGCGGTGTGGCGCCGACGGTGTTCATGGACTGGCTGCCCGACAACGGCGCCCCCACCGGCGAGGCCCCGTCCTTTCTCTACACCCTCGATCTCGGCAACGGCACGACGCTCTACGAGGAGACCTGCCTGGCCGGGCGCCCGGGCCTCGGCATCGGCACGCTGCGCCGGCGCCTCGAGTATCGATTACGTTCTCGCGCGGTCGCATTCGATGCCGTCGAGGCGACCGAGCGGGTCCGGTTCGCGCTCGAGGGCGGCACCGCGCGCGAGGGGCGATTCGGCGCGGCCGGCGCCCTGCTGCACCCGGCGACCGGATACAGCGTCGGCGCGGCACTGTCGGCCGCCGATGCCGTCGCCGCCGGGCAGCCGCTGTGGCCGGCCCCGGCCCGTGCGGCGCACGCACTGCGCCGCGCTGGGCTGCGGGCGCTGCTGGCCCTGCCGCCGCACGATGTCGCGCCGTTCTTCGACACCTTCTTCGGCCTGACGCCCGCACGGCAGCGCGCCTATCTCTCCGGGCGGACGGATCTACGCGGCACCGCCGCCGCGATGACCGCGCTGTTCGGCGCCCTGCCCTGGCGGCAACGCCGGATCCTGATGCGGGCGGCCACCGGGCCGCATCAGCGGTGA
- a CDS encoding SDR family oxidoreductase: MTEDLLGKGALITGASRGIGHAVAAELLRRGANVLITARKPEPLEAAAEELRALGHPGKVLAVAGNSGAESARAEQVAAAVAEFGSLDILINNTGINPVYGSLMEADLDAVRKIFDVNVVAALGYVQQAYRAWMGEHGGAVVNLASVAGIRSTGVIAAYGASKAALIRLTEELAWQLGPSIRVNAVAPGVVKTKFADALYTDNEEAAASAYPLRRLGTPEDVAGLVGFLVSDQAAWITGEVVRVDGGLLATGGI; this comes from the coding sequence ATGACCGAAGATCTGTTGGGAAAGGGCGCGCTGATCACCGGCGCCAGTCGTGGAATCGGGCACGCGGTGGCGGCCGAGTTGTTGCGGCGCGGCGCGAACGTGCTGATCACCGCCCGCAAGCCGGAACCCCTGGAGGCGGCCGCCGAGGAGCTGCGCGCACTCGGCCATCCCGGGAAAGTTCTTGCGGTGGCGGGCAATTCGGGCGCCGAGTCGGCACGCGCCGAACAGGTCGCCGCCGCGGTCGCCGAGTTCGGGTCACTCGACATCCTGATCAACAACACCGGTATCAACCCGGTGTACGGCTCGCTGATGGAGGCCGATCTCGACGCGGTGCGCAAGATCTTCGACGTCAACGTCGTGGCGGCGCTGGGCTATGTCCAGCAGGCGTACCGGGCGTGGATGGGCGAGCACGGCGGCGCGGTGGTGAATCTGGCCAGTGTCGCGGGGATCCGGTCCACCGGGGTGATCGCCGCCTACGGTGCGTCCAAGGCCGCGCTCATCCGCCTCACCGAGGAACTGGCTTGGCAGCTGGGCCCCTCGATCCGGGTCAACGCGGTGGCCCCCGGCGTGGTGAAGACGAAGTTCGCCGACGCGCTGTACACCGACAACGAGGAAGCCGCCGCGAGCGCCTACCCGCTGCGCCGCCTGGGCACGCCCGAGGACGTCGCCGGGCTGGTCGGGTTCCTGGTCTCCGATCAGGCGGCGTGGATCACCGGTGAGGTGGTGCGGGTCGACGGCGGCCTGCTGGCCACCGGCGGTATCTGA